In Phyllostomus discolor isolate MPI-MPIP mPhyDis1 chromosome 2, mPhyDis1.pri.v3, whole genome shotgun sequence, the following are encoded in one genomic region:
- the PMCH gene encoding pro-MCH gives MAKMSLSSYMLILTFSLLSQGITLSASKSIRNLEDDMVFNTLRLGKAFQKEDTAEKSVVAPSLEQYKNEESSFLNDEENTNSKNSGSKHNFLNHGLPLNLAIKPYLALKGSVAFPPENGVQNAESTPEKREIGDEENTAKFPIGRRDFDMLRCMLGRVYRPCWQV, from the exons ATGGCAAAAATGAGTCTCTCTTCCTACATGTTAATACtaactttttctttgctttctcaaGGCATTACACTTTCGGCATCCAAGTCCATAAGAAATTTAGAAGATGACATGGTATTTAACACACTGAGGCTGGGGAAAGCCTTTCAGAAGGAAGATACTGCAGAAAAATCAGTCGTTGCTCCTTCCCTGGAACAatacaaaaatgaggagagcagTTTCCTGAATGATGAGGAAAACACAAATTCGAAG AACTCAGGCTCCAAACATAATTTCTTAAATCATGGTCTGCCACTGAATCTGGCTATAAAACCTTATCTTGCACTAAAAGGATCTGTAGCTTTTCCACCTGAGAATGGAGTTCAGAATGCTGAATCAACAccagaaaagagagagattggGGATGAAGAAAACACAGCTAAATTTCCTATAGGAAGGAGAGATTTTGACA